In one Pseudodesulfovibrio tunisiensis genomic region, the following are encoded:
- the miaA gene encoding tRNA (adenosine(37)-N6)-dimethylallyltransferase MiaA yields MSFKPPIVCLLGATGTGKTETALAIARRMDASVVNFDSRQVYADFPIITAQPDAGEQAVCPHLLYGFLPTSEKMNAARFTELAKETIESVRTQGRLPVMVGGTGMYLRSLLQGIAPIPEIPRDVRERVLARVKAEGPQVLHAELCETDPDYAARIHPNDSQRNARAAEVFLATGRNMTWWHTQSEHVPAPYEALKIGIRLDLDVLTPRLGARIDKMVEQGAVEEARRAYAACADPEAPGWTGIGCAELLAHLQGKMTLEQTKDLWARNTRAYAKRQITWFRRETGIEWFDPGQGEAVAARVAEWLEQRVEN; encoded by the coding sequence ATGTCTTTCAAGCCCCCCATCGTCTGCCTGCTCGGAGCCACGGGCACGGGCAAGACAGAAACCGCGCTCGCCATTGCCCGGCGCATGGATGCGAGCGTGGTCAACTTTGATTCCCGACAGGTGTACGCGGATTTCCCGATCATCACGGCCCAGCCGGATGCCGGGGAACAGGCCGTGTGCCCGCATCTGCTGTACGGTTTTCTGCCGACCTCGGAAAAGATGAATGCGGCCCGGTTCACGGAACTGGCCAAGGAGACCATCGAGTCCGTTCGGACGCAGGGCCGTCTGCCTGTCATGGTCGGCGGGACCGGAATGTATCTGCGTTCCCTGCTGCAGGGCATTGCCCCGATTCCGGAAATTCCCCGGGATGTTCGCGAACGCGTTCTGGCTCGCGTCAAGGCCGAGGGCCCGCAGGTGCTGCATGCGGAGCTCTGCGAGACCGATCCGGACTATGCCGCGCGCATCCATCCGAACGATTCCCAGCGCAATGCCAGAGCTGCCGAAGTCTTTCTGGCCACCGGGCGCAACATGACATGGTGGCACACGCAGTCCGAGCACGTTCCGGCTCCGTATGAGGCGCTGAAGATAGGCATTCGGCTCGATCTGGACGTGCTGACTCCCAGATTGGGAGCGCGCATCGACAAGATGGTCGAGCAGGGGGCCGTGGAAGAGGCGCGCCGGGCATATGCCGCGTGCGCCGATCCCGAAGCCCCGGGCTGGACCGGCATTGGTTGCGCGGAACTGCTGGCCCATCTTCAGGGAAAGATGACCCTGGAGCAGACCAAGGACCTTTGGGCAAGAAATACGCGTGCCTATGCCAAGCGGCAGATCACGTGGTTTCGCCGGGAAACGGGTATCGAATGGTTCGATCCGGGGCAGGGCGAGGCGGTTGCCGCTCGCGTTGCCGAATGGCTGGAACAGCGGGTCGAAAACTGA
- the coaD gene encoding pantetheine-phosphate adenylyltransferase, whose product MAELNPRLAVYPGTFDPLTMGHVSLIKRGLCVFDEVIFAVANSTSKNTLFSIDERLELARKAFASEPRIIVEAFDGLLIDYVNNRGAGSILRGLRAVSDFEYEFQMALMNRKLNRDIQTVFLITDFKWMYLSSTIIKDVARNGGDIRGMVPGCVVRRLFEKFGISPTWK is encoded by the coding sequence ATGGCGGAACTGAACCCGAGACTGGCAGTATATCCCGGAACCTTCGATCCGTTGACCATGGGGCACGTCAGCCTCATCAAGCGTGGCCTGTGCGTGTTCGACGAGGTGATCTTCGCCGTGGCAAACAGCACGTCCAAGAATACGCTGTTTTCCATTGACGAGCGGCTTGAGTTGGCCCGCAAGGCCTTTGCCTCGGAGCCGAGGATCATTGTGGAGGCGTTCGACGGTCTGCTCATCGATTACGTGAACAACCGGGGAGCCGGAAGCATTCTTCGTGGCCTGCGCGCAGTGTCCGATTTCGAATACGAATTCCAGATGGCCTTGATGAACCGCAAGCTGAACCGCGACATCCAGACCGTTTTTCTGATCACGGATTTCAAGTGGATGTACCTGAGCTCCACCATAATCAAGGATGTGGCCCGCAATGGCGGCGACATTCGGGGCATGGTGCCCGGATGCGTGGTGCGTCGCCTGTTCGAGAAATTCGGCATCAGCCCGACCTGGAAATAG
- the rsmD gene encoding 16S rRNA (guanine(966)-N(2))-methyltransferase RsmD, with translation MRIVGGEFRNRKIATCEGPGYRPTTHKVREAVFSMVQARGLAWDGLRVLDMFAGSGSLGLECLSRGASEAWFVEKSGKAASLIQRNLKELGVGKDRAKVLRKDLFSVLSGRPDQPFGLFLVDPPYGRDLLLPALEKALENGWLAPGGFVLAELESSASVPGKGTALESLECVTDREYGQTRIVIWRN, from the coding sequence GTGCGTATAGTCGGCGGCGAGTTCCGAAACAGGAAAATCGCCACATGCGAGGGGCCGGGCTACCGGCCCACGACGCACAAGGTACGCGAGGCCGTTTTTTCCATGGTTCAGGCCCGAGGGCTTGCATGGGACGGCCTGCGCGTGCTGGACATGTTCGCGGGCAGCGGTAGTCTGGGGCTGGAATGTCTGAGTCGGGGCGCGTCCGAAGCCTGGTTTGTGGAGAAGAGCGGCAAGGCCGCAAGCCTGATTCAGCGGAATCTCAAGGAATTGGGAGTGGGGAAGGATCGGGCCAAAGTGTTGCGCAAGGATCTGTTTTCGGTTCTGTCCGGTCGTCCGGATCAGCCTTTCGGCCTGTTTTTGGTTGACCCGCCGTACGGGAGGGATTTATTGCTCCCCGCGCTGGAGAAAGCCCTTGAGAACGGTTGGCTCGCCCCGGGCGGGTTCGTGCTGGCCGAGCTCGAAAGCTCCGCGTCCGTGCCCGGCAAAGGGACGGCGCTCGAGAGCCTGGAGTGTGTAACCGACCGCGAATACGGTCAAACCAGGATTGTGATATGGCGGAACTGA
- a CDS encoding MBL fold metallo-hydrolase RNA specificity domain-containing protein yields MKITFMGAARTVSGSCYILEHDGKRFAVDCGLHQGNAEIEKRNLNISAYDPRNIDFILVTHAHIDHSGYLPALVAKGYKNPVYCTAPTRDLMEIMLLDSAHIQEMETEWANRKRLRQGEQPQNPLYGVPDAEASIPLLATVEYAKPFEPMPGMTVTYKNAGHILGSAFIEVEYMEDGKPTKLVFSGDLGRPEQLIVKDPSEVESTDYLFLESTYGNRTHKDEENSLDELAAAIEYSYRNKEKVVIPAFAVERSQQLIYSLFLLDRQGRLPRDMPIYLDSPLAIRATEIFRKHPEFYDKQTQEFIAKGQHPLDLPNLHFTETREQSQAINETRGPAIVISASGMANAGRIKHHLRHNLWRTGASVIFVGWQGVGTPGRKIVNGAKKIKLFGEEVEVNAKIFTINGFSGHGDQNDLMEWLENMRGKPVKIILVHGEAEVQAEFGRHIKERFGFDVHIPEYMEELTLEPGAEMVPLVDMDKARPRVDWEFLLKDADHLYAELMKRLKDVDRKSWVDQADIRDRMLDMNRAMVALITDL; encoded by the coding sequence ATGAAAATAACGTTCATGGGAGCGGCCCGCACGGTCAGCGGGTCATGCTACATTCTGGAACATGACGGAAAACGGTTCGCCGTGGATTGCGGCCTGCATCAGGGAAACGCGGAAATAGAAAAGCGCAACCTGAACATCAGCGCCTACGATCCCAGGAACATAGATTTCATTCTCGTGACGCATGCCCATATCGACCACAGCGGCTACCTGCCGGCTCTGGTGGCCAAGGGCTACAAAAATCCCGTTTACTGCACCGCGCCCACGCGTGATCTCATGGAAATCATGCTGTTGGACAGCGCCCATATTCAGGAGATGGAAACCGAATGGGCCAACCGCAAGCGGCTGCGTCAGGGCGAACAGCCCCAGAATCCCCTGTACGGGGTGCCGGATGCCGAGGCTTCCATTCCCCTGCTGGCGACCGTGGAATATGCCAAGCCATTTGAACCCATGCCCGGAATGACCGTGACCTACAAGAATGCCGGGCACATTCTGGGCTCAGCGTTCATTGAAGTGGAATACATGGAGGACGGCAAGCCGACCAAGCTGGTCTTTTCCGGTGATCTGGGAAGGCCGGAACAGCTCATTGTCAAGGACCCGAGCGAAGTGGAGAGCACGGACTACCTGTTTCTGGAATCCACCTATGGCAACCGCACCCACAAGGATGAGGAAAACAGTCTGGACGAATTGGCCGCGGCCATTGAATACAGCTACAGGAACAAGGAAAAGGTCGTTATTCCGGCCTTTGCCGTTGAGCGGTCCCAGCAGCTCATCTATTCGCTTTTTCTGCTCGACAGGCAGGGACGTCTGCCGCGGGACATGCCGATCTATCTGGATAGCCCGCTGGCCATCCGCGCTACCGAGATATTCCGCAAGCATCCCGAGTTCTATGACAAGCAGACCCAGGAGTTCATTGCCAAGGGGCAGCACCCTCTGGACCTTCCCAACCTGCATTTCACGGAGACCCGGGAGCAGTCGCAGGCCATCAACGAGACCCGTGGTCCGGCCATCGTGATTTCCGCCAGTGGCATGGCCAATGCCGGGCGCATCAAGCATCATTTGCGTCACAACCTCTGGCGAACCGGGGCGAGCGTGATTTTCGTGGGCTGGCAGGGCGTGGGGACGCCGGGCAGGAAGATCGTGAACGGCGCGAAAAAGATCAAGCTGTTCGGCGAAGAGGTCGAGGTCAATGCCAAGATCTTTACCATCAACGGCTTTTCCGGTCATGGGGATCAGAACGATCTCATGGAATGGCTGGAAAACATGCGCGGCAAGCCCGTGAAGATCATTCTGGTGCACGGCGAGGCCGAGGTGCAGGCCGAATTCGGTCGGCATATCAAGGAACGTTTCGGCTTTGACGTGCACATTCCCGAATACATGGAGGAACTCACCCTCGAACCCGGTGCGGAGATGGTCCCGCTGGTGGATATGGACAAGGCCCGGCCGCGTGTGGATTGGGAGTTCCTGCTCAAGGACGCCGATCACCTGTATGCCGAGCTCATGAAGCGGCTCAAGGATGTGGACAGGAAATCCTGGGTTGACCAGGCCGACATTCGCGACCGCATGCTGGACATGAACCGCGCCATGGTGGCGCTGATAACGGATTTGTAG
- a CDS encoding TIGR00730 family Rossman fold protein, with the protein MNRSKQYLIDDLSMHESWRLFKIMSEIVDGFETLSEIGPAVSMFGSARVKPEDPIYQQTEEMARELVKAGFSVITGGGPGLMEAGNKGAFEAGGESIGLHIHLPLEQDANTYLTHRSDYRYFFIRKLMFIKYALAYVALPGGFGTLDELAEALVLIQTKRIKPFPIVLFGTEFWSGLVDWFRNQLVTDKYAHEDDLDLFIVTDDIKEAVAHIKRHVII; encoded by the coding sequence ATGAATCGTTCCAAACAGTATCTCATTGATGATCTGTCCATGCACGAGTCCTGGAGACTCTTCAAGATCATGTCCGAAATCGTGGACGGTTTCGAAACCCTGTCCGAAATCGGCCCGGCGGTTTCCATGTTCGGTTCCGCACGGGTCAAACCCGAAGACCCCATCTACCAGCAGACCGAGGAAATGGCCCGCGAACTGGTCAAGGCGGGATTCTCGGTCATCACGGGCGGCGGGCCCGGCCTGATGGAAGCGGGCAACAAGGGCGCATTCGAGGCTGGCGGCGAATCCATAGGCCTGCACATCCACCTGCCGCTGGAACAGGATGCGAACACCTACCTGACCCACCGCAGCGACTACCGCTATTTCTTCATCCGCAAGCTGATGTTCATCAAGTACGCCCTTGCCTACGTGGCCCTGCCCGGGGGCTTCGGCACCCTCGACGAACTGGCCGAGGCGCTGGTGCTGATCCAGACCAAACGCATCAAGCCGTTTCCCATCGTCCTGTTCGGCACGGAATTCTGGAGCGGCCTCGTGGACTGGTTCAGGAACCAGCTGGTCACGGACAAATACGCACACGAAGACGATCTGGACCTGTTCATCGTCACGGACGACATCAAGGAAGCCGTGGCCCACATCAAGCGGCATGTCATCATCTAG
- a CDS encoding DMT family transporter yields MTRSRKALLFGLATVGIWSTVASAFKLSLRHLDPLQLLLLADCASLLVLTAILLLQGGLARIRTMPRREVLRCALLGALNPFLYYVILFKAYDLLPAQEAQPLNYTWAITLSLLSVPLLGQKISFRGLAAILVSYFGVVLISTHGDPLSMSFSNPTGVGLALLSTLIWALYWIGNTRSKADPVAGLLLNFLFALPLILITCIVFSDLPSLTPAGLLGATYVGVFEMGVTFALWLAAMKHAAAPDGGGTARVANLIFLSPFLSLIFIHFLVGEDILPSTVTGLVFIIAGNALMQWRRKS; encoded by the coding sequence ATGACCCGCAGCAGAAAAGCGCTTCTCTTCGGTCTTGCCACGGTGGGCATCTGGTCCACCGTGGCCTCGGCCTTCAAACTTTCCCTGCGCCACCTCGACCCGCTGCAACTCCTGCTGCTGGCGGACTGCGCATCCCTGCTCGTCCTGACCGCAATTCTGCTTCTTCAGGGCGGACTGGCTCGCATCCGCACCATGCCCCGGCGCGAAGTCCTGCGCTGTGCCCTGCTCGGCGCTCTGAACCCGTTTCTCTACTACGTCATCCTGTTCAAGGCCTATGACCTGCTCCCGGCTCAGGAGGCCCAACCCCTGAACTACACGTGGGCCATCACGCTTTCCCTGCTTTCCGTCCCCCTGCTGGGGCAGAAGATCAGCTTCAGGGGACTGGCCGCCATCCTTGTCAGCTATTTCGGCGTGGTACTCATCTCCACGCACGGTGATCCGCTTTCCATGAGTTTCAGCAACCCGACAGGCGTGGGGCTGGCCCTGCTCAGCACCCTGATCTGGGCCCTGTACTGGATAGGCAACACTCGCAGCAAGGCCGACCCGGTTGCCGGACTCCTGCTCAACTTTCTGTTTGCCCTACCGCTCATCCTCATCACCTGCATTGTTTTTTCCGATCTGCCGTCCCTGACTCCGGCAGGACTGCTTGGCGCGACCTATGTCGGCGTATTCGAAATGGGCGTGACCTTTGCCCTCTGGCTCGCCGCCATGAAGCATGCAGCGGCTCCGGACGGCGGCGGCACCGCGCGCGTGGCAAACCTCATCTTCCTGTCGCCGTTCCTGTCCCTGATCTTCATCCACTTTCTGGTGGGTGAGGACATCCTGCCCTCCACCGTGACGGGACTCGTCTTCATCATCGCTGGCAACGCGCTCATGCAATGGAGGAGAAAATCATGA
- the gpmI gene encoding 2,3-bisphosphoglycerate-independent phosphoglycerate mutase encodes MSEYTKTLLLILDGWGIAPDGKGNCVRNAATPYLDSLFDAYPHASLQCSGRAVGLPDGFMGNSEVGHMNIGAGRVVYQDMTRIDLSIEDGSFFENPALLDLMKRTRDGSGRLHLMGLVSDGGVHSHQNHIDALLEMARQQKVPEVFVHCFMDGRDTPPTSGFGYVERLEQTMKRLGVGRVGVVSGRYWAMDRDRRFERNEIAYKALVDRDAPERPDALSGIRAAYDAGETDEFIKPFVVRGVDAQLGDGDGLFFFNFRADRARQISRAIFERDFSEFERKRVPELAGFATMTRYEAAFPLAVAFPPQTYEDTLGEMVSKLGLRQLRIAETEKYAHVTYFLNCGREEPFPGEDRELVPSPREVDTYDQKPEMSARQVSDLLVQKMDQYDLCVCNLANLDMVGHTGIIEAAEKACIAVDGCVRSIVERMLELGGRVLLTADHGNAEEMIDANGGPQTAHSTNPVPLVYIEQGREAARVHSGILGDLAPTILSLWGESLPGAMTGKNLIEQG; translated from the coding sequence ATGTCCGAGTACACGAAAACACTGCTGCTGATTCTGGATGGCTGGGGCATTGCTCCGGACGGCAAGGGGAACTGCGTACGCAACGCGGCCACGCCGTATCTGGACAGTCTGTTCGACGCCTATCCGCATGCCAGCCTGCAATGTTCGGGCAGGGCCGTGGGCCTTCCCGACGGATTCATGGGCAATTCCGAGGTCGGCCACATGAACATCGGCGCGGGCCGAGTCGTGTATCAGGACATGACCCGCATCGATCTGTCCATCGAGGATGGATCCTTTTTCGAGAATCCCGCGTTGTTGGACCTCATGAAGCGGACCAGGGACGGCAGCGGGCGGTTGCATCTCATGGGACTGGTCTCGGACGGTGGCGTGCACAGCCATCAGAATCACATTGACGCGCTTTTGGAAATGGCTCGGCAGCAAAAGGTTCCCGAGGTGTTCGTGCACTGCTTCATGGATGGTCGCGATACGCCGCCCACAAGCGGATTTGGCTATGTGGAGCGGCTGGAACAGACCATGAAGCGACTTGGCGTGGGACGCGTTGGCGTGGTTTCCGGCCGATATTGGGCCATGGATCGCGACAGGCGTTTCGAGCGAAACGAGATTGCGTACAAGGCGTTGGTGGATCGCGACGCGCCCGAACGCCCGGATGCGCTTTCCGGCATCCGGGCGGCCTATGATGCTGGTGAAACCGATGAATTCATCAAGCCGTTCGTGGTTCGGGGCGTGGATGCGCAACTGGGCGACGGAGACGGTCTGTTCTTTTTCAATTTCCGTGCGGACCGTGCCCGACAGATCAGCCGGGCCATATTTGAACGGGATTTCAGCGAATTCGAGCGCAAGCGCGTGCCCGAGCTGGCCGGCTTTGCCACCATGACCCGGTATGAGGCCGCGTTTCCGCTGGCCGTGGCGTTTCCGCCTCAGACGTATGAGGACACGCTCGGCGAGATGGTGTCCAAGCTCGGACTCAGGCAACTCCGTATTGCCGAGACCGAAAAGTATGCGCATGTCACCTATTTTCTGAACTGCGGCCGTGAGGAGCCATTTCCGGGCGAGGATCGGGAACTGGTGCCTTCCCCCCGCGAGGTGGACACCTACGACCAGAAACCCGAGATGAGCGCACGGCAGGTATCCGATCTCCTTGTGCAAAAGATGGATCAGTATGACCTGTGCGTGTGCAATCTCGCCAATCTGGACATGGTGGGGCATACCGGCATCATCGAGGCGGCGGAAAAGGCGTGCATTGCCGTGGACGGCTGCGTGCGGTCCATTGTGGAGCGTATGCTGGAGCTGGGCGGTCGGGTGCTGCTGACGGCAGACCACGGCAATGCCGAAGAGATGATCGACGCAAACGGCGGTCCGCAGACCGCGCACAGCACCAATCCCGTACCGCTGGTCTACATCGAGCAGGGCAGGGAGGCTGCCCGGGTGCATTCCGGCATTCTCGGCGATCTGGCCCCGACCATACTTTCCCTGTGGGGCGAGTCCCTGCCCGGGGCCATGACCGGAAAGAATCTCATAGAACAAGGATAA
- the rsfS gene encoding ribosome silencing factor — protein MNKEKKYLVMESGDKAKLVADWLDEKQGEDIVMLDVSGFSSVTDQVLVVSARGMKHAQALADHLLDQAREKTVEYLGMEGYRSAEWLLVDLNDVVVHIFQKELRGFYNIEGMWAEARRTDYTA, from the coding sequence ATGAACAAGGAAAAGAAGTATCTGGTCATGGAGAGTGGCGACAAGGCCAAACTCGTGGCCGACTGGCTGGATGAGAAACAGGGCGAGGACATCGTGATGCTGGACGTGAGCGGATTCAGTTCCGTGACCGATCAGGTGCTTGTGGTGTCCGCCCGCGGCATGAAGCACGCTCAGGCCCTTGCCGATCATTTGCTTGATCAGGCCAGGGAGAAGACCGTGGAATATCTGGGCATGGAAGGCTACCGTTCCGCAGAATGGCTTCTGGTGGACCTGAACGACGTGGTCGTGCACATCTTTCAGAAGGAACTCAGGGGATTCTACAATATCGAAGGCATGTGGGCCGAGGCTCGCCGAACCGATTACACTGCCTAG
- a CDS encoding nitroreductase family protein yields MDFKQLVTASRSIRRFDQSRPVSEEVLCELVDMARLTPSGRNSQPLRYAVCSGPEMCDAIFPLLGWAGYLKDWRGPEPGEQPTGYVVVMLDSDVQDSPGCDHGIAAQTIMLGAAHQGLGGCMVGTVNRRKLAELLELPDNLEILLVLALGVPAEEVILESLPLDGKIEYWRDETGRHHVPKRSLEDILVIRRSR; encoded by the coding sequence ATGGATTTCAAGCAGCTTGTCACGGCGAGCCGAAGCATTCGCCGTTTCGATCAGTCCCGACCTGTCAGCGAAGAGGTCTTGTGCGAACTGGTGGACATGGCCCGGCTCACGCCGTCCGGCCGCAATTCCCAGCCCCTCAGGTACGCGGTGTGCTCGGGACCGGAAATGTGCGACGCCATTTTTCCCCTGCTTGGCTGGGCCGGATACCTCAAGGACTGGCGTGGCCCGGAACCGGGCGAACAGCCCACCGGGTATGTGGTCGTCATGCTGGACAGTGATGTTCAGGATTCGCCGGGGTGTGACCATGGCATTGCGGCGCAGACCATCATGCTGGGGGCGGCCCATCAGGGCCTCGGCGGGTGCATGGTCGGCACGGTGAATCGAAGAAAGTTGGCCGAACTGCTTGAATTGCCGGACAATCTGGAAATTCTGCTGGTGCTGGCCCTCGGCGTTCCAGCCGAGGAAGTCATTTTGGAATCCCTTCCCCTTGACGGGAAAATCGAGTATTGGCGCGATGAAACGGGACGCCATCATGTGCCCAAGCGGAGCTTGGAGGACATTCTGGTGATTCGGCGGTCCCGATAA
- a CDS encoding DUF547 domain-containing protein → MWLLFFFGLWPLSAWAGVDNALYAELLANHVHGGLVDYAGLKADRAGLDAYLDHLAEVRPGELSRDEQMAFYINLYNARTLQLVVDNYPEIETIKDLGGLFSSPWKEDIVRLDGKLVSLDHLEHDIIRPVFQDERVHFALNCSARSCPPLFDRPFEGRRIEVQLERVARAFVNDSEFNRLDGGTLYVSRIFKWFSRDFPPDLIGWFLDYASGDFRKELEELVRNGDRPGIRYLDYDWSLNDAGR, encoded by the coding sequence GTGTGGCTGTTGTTTTTTTTCGGCTTGTGGCCGCTCTCCGCATGGGCCGGGGTGGACAATGCCCTGTATGCCGAACTGCTTGCGAATCATGTGCACGGCGGGCTGGTGGACTATGCCGGACTCAAGGCGGACCGCGCCGGGCTGGATGCGTATCTGGATCATTTGGCCGAAGTGCGGCCCGGCGAACTGTCCCGTGACGAACAGATGGCCTTTTACATCAATCTGTACAATGCCCGGACCCTGCAACTGGTGGTGGACAACTATCCGGAGATCGAGACCATCAAGGATCTCGGAGGATTGTTTTCCTCGCCGTGGAAGGAGGACATCGTGCGTCTGGATGGCAAACTGGTCTCTCTGGACCATCTGGAGCACGACATCATCAGGCCCGTGTTTCAGGACGAGCGTGTGCATTTCGCGCTCAACTGCTCGGCGCGGAGCTGTCCGCCGCTGTTTGACAGGCCGTTCGAGGGGCGCAGGATCGAGGTGCAGCTCGAACGCGTGGCCCGGGCCTTTGTCAATGATTCGGAGTTCAATCGACTTGATGGGGGCACCCTGTACGTCAGTCGGATTTTCAAGTGGTTTTCGCGGGATTTTCCGCCGGACCTGATTGGCTGGTTTCTGGATTATGCTTCCGGAGATTTTCGGAAGGAACTGGAAGAACTGGTGCGAAACGGCGATCGGCCCGGAATACGCTACCTTGATTATGACTGGTCTCTGAACGATGCCGGGCGGTGA
- a CDS encoding phenylacetate--CoA ligase family protein, whose amino-acid sequence MIYDEQNETMPREELEALQLKRLQALCERVYANVPFYRKKFDEKGIKPSDIRSLNDLKRLPFTQKQDLRDQYPFGLFAVSRDQIVRIHSSSGTTGKATVVGYTRRDIQTWGQLMARSFMAAGATSRDMIHNAYGYGLFTGGLGVHYGAEALGAAVVPVSGGGTRRQVMLLKDFGPEVICCTPSYALFLAETAEEAGIDPQQLPLRVGIFGAEPWTEEMRRDIEKRLGIKALDIYGLSEIMGPGVAIECEAAQDGLHIQEDHFLAEVINPETGEPLPPGEPGELVFTTLTKEGIPLIRYRTRDLTILNTTPCKCGRTTARMHRIMGRSDDMLIIRGVNVFPSQIESILLETDGLSPHYQLIVNRIGNLDTLEVQVEINEGVFSDEIKNLQRLETKVMKNIKEFLGVTAKVKLVEPKGIERSVGKAKRIIDKRNEQ is encoded by the coding sequence ATGATTTACGACGAACAGAATGAAACCATGCCAAGGGAAGAGCTGGAAGCCCTTCAGCTCAAACGATTGCAGGCCCTGTGCGAACGGGTTTACGCCAATGTCCCGTTCTACAGGAAAAAATTCGATGAAAAAGGCATCAAGCCGTCGGACATCCGCTCTCTGAACGACCTCAAGCGGCTGCCCTTCACCCAGAAGCAGGACCTGCGCGACCAGTACCCCTTCGGCCTGTTCGCAGTCAGTCGAGACCAGATCGTCCGCATCCATTCCTCCTCCGGCACCACGGGCAAGGCCACGGTGGTGGGCTACACCCGCCGCGATATCCAGACCTGGGGCCAGCTCATGGCGCGCAGCTTCATGGCGGCAGGCGCGACCTCCAGGGACATGATCCACAACGCCTACGGCTACGGCCTGTTCACGGGTGGCCTCGGCGTGCATTACGGCGCGGAAGCCCTTGGCGCGGCAGTGGTTCCGGTTTCCGGCGGCGGCACCCGCAGGCAGGTCATGCTGCTCAAGGATTTCGGCCCGGAAGTCATCTGCTGCACTCCGTCCTATGCCCTGTTCCTTGCCGAAACCGCCGAGGAGGCAGGCATCGATCCGCAGCAGCTCCCGCTACGCGTCGGCATTTTCGGCGCAGAACCATGGACCGAGGAAATGCGCCGCGACATCGAGAAACGCCTCGGCATCAAGGCGCTGGACATCTACGGCCTGTCCGAAATCATGGGCCCGGGCGTTGCCATCGAATGCGAGGCGGCGCAGGACGGTCTGCATATTCAGGAAGACCATTTTCTGGCCGAGGTGATCAATCCCGAAACCGGCGAACCGCTGCCTCCGGGCGAACCCGGCGAACTCGTGTTCACCACCCTGACCAAGGAAGGCATCCCGCTCATACGCTACCGCACCCGCGACCTGACCATTCTCAACACCACGCCCTGCAAATGCGGCCGCACTACAGCGCGCATGCACCGCATCATGGGCCGCAGCGACGACATGCTCATCATTCGCGGCGTCAACGTGTTCCCGTCCCAAATCGAATCCATCCTTCTGGAAACCGACGGACTCAGCCCGCATTACCAGTTGATCGTGAACAGAATCGGCAATCTGGACACGCTGGAAGTGCAGGTGGAAATCAACGAAGGCGTGTTCTCCGACGAAATTAAAAATTTACAACGTCTTGAAACCAAGGTAATGAAAAACATCAAGGAATTCCTCGGCGTCACCGCCAAGGTCAAACTCGTGGAACCCAAGGGAATAGAGCGTTCCGTGGGCAAGGCAAAGCGCATCATCGACAAGAGGAACGAACAGTAG
- a CDS encoding ACT domain-containing protein gives MKVDQLSIFLENRAGRLAEVTRLLSESGVNIRALSLADTSDFGILRLIVSDFEAARDKLKENGFTVGRTSVVAVEVDDQPGGLNNILHLLQDADINVEYMYAFVQQSGNSAVLIFRFDRTDEGIEVLQKNNIKIIEGATLYKL, from the coding sequence ATGAAAGTAGATCAACTTTCCATATTTCTGGAAAATCGGGCCGGACGTCTGGCCGAAGTCACTCGCCTTTTGAGCGAATCGGGCGTGAACATCCGCGCCCTCTCCCTTGCCGACACCTCGGACTTCGGCATCCTGCGCCTCATCGTTTCGGATTTCGAGGCCGCCAGAGACAAGCTCAAGGAAAACGGATTCACCGTTGGCCGCACTTCGGTCGTGGCCGTGGAGGTGGATGACCAGCCCGGTGGTCTGAACAACATTCTGCATCTGCTTCAGGATGCGGACATCAATGTCGAATACATGTACGCATTCGTGCAGCAAAGCGGCAACAGCGCCGTGCTGATCTTCCGCTTCGACCGCACGGACGAGGGCATCGAAGTCCTGCAGAAAAACAACATCAAGATCATCGAAGGCGCGACGCTCTACAAGCTCTAG